In Bradyrhizobium sp. 200, the sequence GCGCTGCTTGTTTATCGGCTCGGCACCTACATTCCGCTGCCCGGCATCGATCCCGCGGTCTGGGAGCAGGTCTTCAAGTCGCAGGCCGGCGGCATCCTCGGCATGTTCAACATGTTCGCCGGCGGCGGCATCAACCGTATGGCGATCTTCGCGCTGAACATCATGCCGTACATCTCGGCATCGATCATCATCCAGCTCCTGACGACGGTATCGCCCAAGCTCGAGGCCTTGAAGAAGGAAGGCGAGGCGGGCCGCAAGACGCTGAACCAGTATACCCGCTACCTCACGGTGATTCTCGCCACGTTCCAGGCCTACGGCATCGCGATCGGACTTCAGGGGGCCGGCAACGTGGTCAGCGAGCCCGGGATGTTCTTCCTGATCTCCACCACGGTCACGCTGACCGGCGGCACCATGTTCCTGATGTGGCTCGGCGAGCAGATCACCTCGCGCGGCATCGGAAACGGCATTTCGCTGATCATTCTGGCCGGCATCGTTGCCGAGCTGCCGTCGGCGCTCGCCAACATGCTGGAACTGGGACGCCAGGGCGCGCTCTCGACCGGCCTGATCCTGATCGTGATCGTGATGGCGGTCGCCGTGATCGGCTTCATCGTCTTCATGGAGCGCGCGCAGCGGCGGCTTCTGATCCAGTATCCGAAGCGGCAGGTCGGCAACAAGATGTTCGAGGGCCAGTCCTCGCATCTGCCGCTCAAGCTCAACACCTCGGGCGTGATTCCGCCGATCTTCGCCTCGTCGCTGCTGCTGCTGCCGGCTACCGTCGCGAACTTCAACGCTGGCCAGGGTCCGGAATGGTTCCAGTGGATCAACACCCAGCTCAGCCACGGCCGCCCGCTGTTCCTGTTCCTCTATCTGGCGCTGATCGTGTTCTTCGCCTTCTTCTACACCGCGATCGTGTTCAACCCGACCGAGACCGCCGACAATCTGAAGAAGCATGGCGGCTTCATCCCCGGCATCCGTCCGGGCGAGCGCACCGCCGAATATATCGACTACGTGCTGTCGCGGATCACCGTGCTGGGCGCGGTTTATCTGGCGATCGTCTGTCTGATTCCCGAAATCCTGATTTCCTATGCCTCGGTGCCGTTCTACTTCGGCGGAACCTCGCTTCTGATCGTCGTCAGCGTGACCATGGATACGGTGGCGCAGGTGCAGGGCTATCTCCTGGCCCATCAGTATGAGGGGCTGATCAGGAAGTCCAAGCTGAGGGGCCGCCGCCGCTGACGGGCGGGCACGCGTGGTCTGATATTCAATAGAGGTGTGCGGCGTTTCGCTCACCAAGCCGGGGGGCGAAAAGTCATGAGATTGATCCTTTTGGGTCCGCCGGGTGCGGGTAAGGGGACCCAGGCACAGCGGCTGG encodes:
- the secY gene encoding preprotein translocase subunit SecY produces the protein MVSAAEQLAANLNFGALAKADELKKRIWFTLGALLVYRLGTYIPLPGIDPAVWEQVFKSQAGGILGMFNMFAGGGINRMAIFALNIMPYISASIIIQLLTTVSPKLEALKKEGEAGRKTLNQYTRYLTVILATFQAYGIAIGLQGAGNVVSEPGMFFLISTTVTLTGGTMFLMWLGEQITSRGIGNGISLIILAGIVAELPSALANMLELGRQGALSTGLILIVIVMAVAVIGFIVFMERAQRRLLIQYPKRQVGNKMFEGQSSHLPLKLNTSGVIPPIFASSLLLLPATVANFNAGQGPEWFQWINTQLSHGRPLFLFLYLALIVFFAFFYTAIVFNPTETADNLKKHGGFIPGIRPGERTAEYIDYVLSRITVLGAVYLAIVCLIPEILISYASVPFYFGGTSLLIVVSVTMDTVAQVQGYLLAHQYEGLIRKSKLRGRRR